aaagaaaaaaaattaattgagACATGTCATAAACAAGAGGCCCCAAATATAATCAATCCGATAATATATTATAGATCTTAAAAGTggaataaaccaattcaaaaatcaTATACAATACAATCCCCCAACTCAACCGTTTTACATCACAAATGCAGTTTCAATTTATTACGTTCAAGCAATATATCTCCGCTCTTTCATAGTTTCATATCCCGTTCactacacacaaaaaaaaaaatccacattAGCTAGTTATAGGAATGCCTAAATAAGTATAATTTCTATGTAATATAAGAAGATTATAGATCCTACTTGGAATTCGTCAGATTGTTCTAAATTGTTGTAATAAATCAGTAGACGATCTAATGAAAACTcattatctatcttgttcaagttagGAGTGGTAGACTGAAAACACTTACAATGGACTAAATTAGACGTAAAATAATGTGCAATCCAACGTGGCAATGAATTATTGGTTGTTCTGAGAACCATCATTCTCAAACGAGTTCATCACTTTTAAATTCAGAAATTTAGATTCTATCCACCCAGTGGCTTATATTTGGACTAACCAAATTGGCATGTTTCTAGTAGCTGGACTTATCACCATATTTCTAAGTAGCCCACATAACTACACTTGTTAAATCTGTTTAATAGTGAATACTTCTTTTGTAACTGAAAGATAGATGCATCTGTTATGTACACAATCTTTAAAGAAATAGAATAAAACTGTAATCTAAAACTATTTTTTTCTACTTataccttaatgcatgatattgtAGCGAAATTTATAAATAAAGTGATGATAGAGGAACCGGGGGAAAAATTCCACATAGATTTCCGACTCGGATAAGGTTGTGGGACCGCCACCCAGTGAAAATTAACAGGGAACACTTTTTGTGTGGCGATCCCCCAACTCTATGAGAGTCGGGACTTACTACGGCATTTGTCCATCGGTTCCTTTAACATTTCTATTATGATAacatatctctcaaactacaactATAAGTATGGTAAACTTTATACCTTTTTTAAATGATTATTAATTAAATATATTTCTTAGACTGAAATTAACAACATTAGTCAAATATCAACTTAACTGGGATAAAAAGATGACGAAAAAGTTATCACTCTTTATTTACCTGCCTGGTTTGGGGCCTAGGCAGTTTATTTGGGGCCTGGTACTAAAAGATAAAAACAGACATTAAGAAGTAAAGTAGaaaaccccttatccaactattttatatAATGACTTATTTACTTTTGATTAATTACTGTTAATCAGGTGACTAATTGATGTTTAATCATATTAACCTAGAAATCAATTAATGttacttcatcatcaaaacatcaaaaaaatttgatttttttttgtttatttgaaAAAAATCAACCTAGAATCGGTCTATGTTGATGCTCTCATAAACAGATTTTAAGAATCGAATTATAAGACTtataacataaaccgattgtaaaaTTCAAGAGTTTTTCTATGACTTTTTTTCGCTAGAATCGATTTATGTTAatgcccacataaaccgattgtaaatCTGGGCATCTCTTCCATTgttttttctcataacttcttcgcccgatgtcggattgacctcattctttttgcgttcaaTTCGTATTTTCATGCTCTacaatataaagataaaaatttcaGGTTTTgtgctaaaattaaaaaattgttgATGAATCGGTTGATATATGCATTAGCATAAATcgattgtggttgatgttcatcaaacaCGAAAAACATCAATCCATAATCAATTTATGTAGGTGTATAATAAAAACCGATTGCTTGTAACATCAACTATAGTCGGACTAATCTAGTGcaaacataaaccgattatgagttgattttcagaaaatttggtgagtaaatttcagAGATTTAGAGTTAAATCATTGTTGAGTTTCTCTTAAAAGGAACGGATTAAGGGaattaactcaatcacttgaattgtttgcTGACGAAAATCCTTCAAAACCCAAGAAAAATGAGAAttcaattgttgtttgtgattaggttttagttttcgattttggaaatttaaaaaattttgggttttgattaaatttttttatatttgttaatagaaatgattattattttgtatttattttagaATATTAAGGTTCCTTTAAAAGATAATTTAGTATTTTTAGCTAATTTAGATACCCCTTATCCCCTCAATCTAGGTGGGTGAGAAAATCTATAGGCCCCAAATGCGTACACCAAACTAGCCAGGTTTaagtataaaaagaaaaaactgtaCTTTTATTTGCCTTTATCATCTCGGCCATGtgcacaaattaattaatatatacCTGCTTTGTTGTGAAGGTAAACCCTACATGAAGATCTCCTGCCCGGCCTTGAGTTAATTCACCATTCTTACTTTCAAAGACACTATATTTGCGGGGTTCCGCCGTTGCCTTTCCCTTCTCAACACCCAATTCCACTATATCTTTCACGGGTATCCTACGCAGACAGAAaggattaatttgaaaaataaattcaCTATCATTTGTAAGAAAAGAAGGAACCCATGACATGATTAAAATAACATTATCTTGATTATAAAATCCAAGTGGGAAAGAGTTTGCGGTTAATATGTTTCTCTATAAAAACTGTAAATTACTGCAAAAGATTGGCGTATTCTAAGAATTAAGAGTGGAAGAATTAAGAAAAATTAACAGCCCAAGAATTAAGAaaaattaacggttgaaattaaatttTATGAATGGTGAAATTTCGTATCTCGGAACGTGCTCATTTTTTATAGGAATTTAAAATCTTACGGGACGAAAATGTCACTAAAAATTTAACTTCAGATTTACTGTTGTTTGGATATTATATAAAAGAAAATAACATCATGATATCAAGATAATATCATTTTAACAATGTCAAGGAATCCTTCTACAGATACTATTAGTGTTTTAAGAATGTTAAGAATCTTAAAATTTTCTTACGTGGTTTCTCCAATCAAGTCGTCTGCCGAAAGTGTGTCTCTATCGAAGATTTTGAAGCGAACATCGTAATGGTCGTTTGCCTCTGGATAATCAACCCATAGTGTGAATTTTTCATTCCATACGGGGTTACTACCTTGTCCTGCTCAATCACAGAAATAAATAAACACATCAGTCAATTAATCAATGAGCAGTCGGGCACGTATAGTTTTATCTTACAGGGGGTAGTCAAACGAGATTTCAATGGATTTTTATAGATTTTTTGTTAGAGTGACTCCCGAAGATTCTCTGAAAATCTAAAGATTTTTATTCTCTGAGAGTAttttagagagtctttgtgacttgtgGAGACAAAAAATGAGATTTGTAGAGAGTCTTTATGACTTGTTGAGATAAAAAATGTATAATATCTCTTGAAAAATTCAATATGTCTACCAAATTTTTTTATCCACATTACAATGTTCACTAAAGTACCGTGAATAcctaatgaaaatgaaaaaaaaaactaatgaaaTATGTGTCCATTTTCTAAATAAATCTCATCATAGTTGTTTTATGTCTAAATTTTCATTCTTTTTATTCCACTCGTCCCACATTTTATTTGCTGTCTATGACATTTGTATGCGAtagttttctaatttatttttaatCATATAGTTCAGAGGTGGTTATAAAGGTAACACAAGATTACACGAAAGACAAAGAAATGGAACCCTCCATCATTCCATTAACAGGGTTATTTCGGCTATGATGTTTACCAAAATTCTCCTTTTTTTTATTAGAAAATTCTCAAATTCtcaagtctcccaaaatatcacctcttggGGAGAGACTTCTACCAtgcctatttttcaaaaaaagtctctccaaatctctgaaTATTACAAATTCATGACTTTCAATTCTATTTCGAATAACAAGAGTGTTTgagtgactcttatgaaatcataatccaataacatggagtttcagagaatttaaatgacttaaaaaagtatctaaccaataacaagagacattgAGAGACTCTCCAAAAATCTCACTGAAATAACAATAGATATGGGAACTCCCCAGAAATCATTTGATATCGCGTTGACTACCTCCTGTTAAATTATCTTAAACAAAGTTCACATAAACTATATAGGCTGGCCATTTTGTTGTCACTCGCTAATTGAGTGcatttttatattatataaccttAATTGTAAAGAAAGATTTACATTTTTTGGATCAAAAGAGGAGAAATTGAcgatctttttcttttcttttctttta
This DNA window, taken from Papaver somniferum cultivar HN1 chromosome 3, ASM357369v1, whole genome shotgun sequence, encodes the following:
- the LOC113362165 gene encoding elicitor-responsive protein 1-like, giving the protein MSGLLEIMLVDAQGLPESDVVGKMDPYVLIQYKTHKLKSYVAKGQGSNPVWNEKFTLWVDYPEANDHYDVRFKIFDRDTLSADDLIGETTIPVKDIVELGVEKGKATAEPRKYSVFESKNGELTQGRAGDLHVGFTFTTKQ